Proteins from one Streptomyces genisteinicus genomic window:
- a CDS encoding alkaline phosphatase D family protein: MTSRFSSTPRRRTVVKAVAATAAAAPVALAHAVPATAADLAPAFLHGVASGDPLPDGVLLWTRVTPGPGAVPGSGLGPDTPVRWEVAEDRDFTRVVARGDVTARAAADHTVKADVRGLRPATGYHFRFSAGGAVSPTGRTRTAPAAGATVPGIRFGVVSCANWEAGFFSAYRHLAARADLDAVLHLGDYIYEYAAGGYPAGGGVRAHEPRHEIVTLADYRTRHATYKTDPDLQALHAAHPVVAIWDDHEIANDAWAGGAENHTPGAEGDWAARAAAARQAYFEWMPVRASTEGTVYRRLRFGRLADLHLLDLRSFRSEQTGIGNGDADDPERTITGRAQLDWLKAGLTGSDTAWRLVGTSVMISPVAFGSLPAHLLGPLAELLGLPEGGLAVNVDQWDGYTDDRRELLAHLTAGGIRNTVFLTGDIHMAWANDVPVRAATYPVSQSAATEFVVTSVTSDNLDDVLNVAPGTVSLVAQAAVRAANRHVKWVDMDGHGYGVLDVTPEHAQMDYYTLSDKAKPDSSAAWTRSYRTLSGTQKVERADRPVR; encoded by the coding sequence GTGACCAGTCGATTTTCCTCAACTCCCCGCCGCCGCACGGTCGTCAAGGCCGTCGCCGCAACCGCCGCCGCCGCGCCCGTCGCGCTGGCCCACGCCGTCCCGGCCACCGCCGCGGACCTGGCACCCGCCTTCCTCCACGGCGTCGCGTCGGGCGACCCGCTGCCCGACGGCGTCCTGCTGTGGACCCGGGTCACCCCCGGTCCCGGCGCCGTCCCGGGCTCCGGACTGGGCCCGGACACCCCGGTCCGGTGGGAAGTGGCCGAGGACAGGGACTTCACCCGGGTCGTCGCCCGGGGCGACGTCACCGCCCGCGCGGCGGCCGACCACACGGTCAAGGCCGACGTGCGCGGTCTGCGGCCCGCCACCGGCTACCACTTCCGCTTCAGCGCGGGCGGCGCCGTGTCCCCCACCGGGCGCACCCGCACCGCCCCGGCCGCGGGCGCCACGGTTCCCGGCATCCGCTTCGGCGTGGTGTCCTGCGCCAACTGGGAGGCCGGCTTCTTCTCCGCCTACCGGCACCTCGCCGCCCGCGCGGACCTGGACGCGGTCCTGCACCTCGGCGACTACATCTACGAGTACGCGGCCGGCGGCTACCCCGCCGGGGGCGGCGTCCGGGCGCACGAACCGCGGCACGAGATCGTCACCCTCGCCGACTACCGGACCCGGCACGCCACCTACAAGACGGACCCCGACCTCCAGGCGCTGCACGCCGCGCATCCGGTCGTCGCGATCTGGGACGACCACGAGATCGCGAACGACGCCTGGGCCGGCGGTGCCGAGAACCACACGCCCGGAGCGGAGGGCGACTGGGCGGCCCGCGCGGCCGCGGCCCGCCAGGCGTACTTCGAGTGGATGCCGGTCCGGGCCTCGACCGAGGGGACCGTCTACCGCCGGCTGCGCTTCGGCAGGCTGGCCGATCTGCACCTGCTGGACCTGCGCTCCTTCCGCTCCGAGCAGACCGGCATCGGGAACGGGGACGCCGACGACCCGGAGCGCACCATCACCGGGCGGGCGCAGCTGGACTGGCTGAAGGCCGGCCTCACCGGCTCGGACACCGCCTGGCGCCTGGTGGGGACCTCGGTGATGATCTCCCCGGTCGCCTTCGGCTCGCTGCCGGCCCACCTGCTGGGCCCGCTCGCAGAGTTGCTGGGCCTGCCCGAGGGGGGCCTGGCGGTCAACGTGGACCAGTGGGACGGCTACACCGACGACCGCCGGGAACTCCTCGCGCATCTCACCGCGGGCGGCATCCGCAACACCGTCTTCCTCACCGGCGACATCCACATGGCCTGGGCGAACGACGTCCCGGTGCGGGCCGCCACCTATCCGGTCTCGCAGTCGGCCGCGACGGAGTTCGTGGTCACCTCGGTGACCTCCGACAACCTGGACGACGTGCTGAACGTCGCGCCGGGCACGGTCTCGCTGGTCGCCCAGGCGGCGGTGCGGGCCGCCAACCGCCACGTGAAGTGGGTGGACATGGACGGCCACGGCTACGGCGTGCTCGACGTCACGCCGGAGCACGCGCAGATGGACTACTACACCCTCTCGGACAAGGCGAAGCCGGACTCGAGCGCCGCGTGGACCCGCTCGTACCGCACGCTGAGCGGCACCCAGAAGGTGGAGCGGGCGGACCGGCCGGTCCGCTGA
- a CDS encoding dienelactone hydrolase family protein has translation MNIVLLHSSYGLRPAVRAAADRLRAAGHEVRVPDLYDGQTADSGEEGQEIRERIGHEELLRRAVAAAAPYSEDGLVYAGFSLGGAIAQNLALGDEKARGLLLLHGTSDLPQDAHADGLPVQLHVADPDPSESDDWLNTWYLGMQRAGADVEIHRYAGAGHLYTDPGLDDWDEGAAERTWRTALAFLDSLDES, from the coding sequence ATGAACATCGTCCTCCTCCACTCCAGCTACGGACTGCGTCCCGCGGTGCGGGCCGCAGCCGACCGGTTGCGGGCCGCCGGGCACGAAGTGCGCGTGCCCGACCTGTACGACGGTCAAACGGCCGACTCCGGTGAAGAGGGCCAGGAGATCAGGGAGCGGATCGGGCACGAGGAGCTGCTGCGCCGGGCGGTCGCCGCCGCGGCGCCGTACTCGGAGGACGGTCTGGTCTACGCCGGCTTCTCGCTCGGCGGCGCGATCGCGCAGAACCTCGCCCTCGGTGACGAGAAGGCCCGCGGCCTGCTGCTCCTGCACGGCACCTCGGACCTGCCCCAGGACGCGCACGCGGACGGACTGCCCGTCCAGCTCCACGTCGCCGACCCGGACCCCTCCGAGTCGGACGACTGGCTGAACACCTGGTACCTGGGGATGCAGCGGGCCGGCGCCGACGTGGAGATCCACCGGTACGCGGGGGCCGGACACCTGTACACCGACCCGGGGCTGGACGACTGGGACGAGGGCGCCGCGGAGCGGACCTGGCGGACCGCCCTCGCCTTCCTCGACTCCCTCGACGAGTCCTGA
- a CDS encoding mechanosensitive ion channel family protein, producing the protein MENVLRPLIVVGGSVVLTLVVGWVVDLLLRRADARHPETPLWGMLRGCRLPLQVVLLGAMLRASYGEIRHSLVADYRAGIGHVLSLVLIAASAWLIIRIASTAVEATYARYASVTRDAARVRRVRTQVTLIMRIVTAVVAVVAVAAMLLTFPGMEKIGTSMLASAGIIGIVAGVAAQSTLGNLFAGFQIAFGDMVRIGDTVVVDGEWGVVEEVTLTFLAVRTWDERRITMPVSYFTSKPFENWSRGGAQMTGTVYFHLDHSAPLPLMREKLREILDGCAAWDRRDWSLAVTDTTPSTIQVRAVVTAKDADDIWTARCTVREQMLAWLTEKHPYALPRVVTSRAAERPAAPAAGRVGTPRASEVHSNNSEEYLPADASAPNGDAPRTGRG; encoded by the coding sequence ATGGAGAACGTACTGCGCCCGCTGATCGTGGTCGGCGGCTCGGTGGTGCTGACGCTCGTCGTCGGCTGGGTCGTCGATCTGCTGCTGCGCCGTGCCGACGCACGCCACCCGGAGACACCGCTGTGGGGCATGCTCCGCGGCTGCCGGCTGCCCCTGCAGGTGGTGCTGCTCGGTGCGATGCTGCGCGCCTCCTACGGCGAGATCCGCCACTCGCTCGTGGCGGACTACCGCGCCGGGATAGGCCACGTCCTCTCGCTGGTGCTGATCGCGGCCAGCGCCTGGCTGATCATCCGCATCGCGTCGACGGCGGTGGAGGCGACCTACGCCCGCTACGCGTCCGTCACCAGGGACGCCGCCCGGGTCCGCCGGGTGCGCACCCAGGTGACGCTCATCATGAGGATCGTCACAGCCGTGGTGGCCGTGGTGGCGGTCGCCGCGATGCTGCTGACCTTCCCCGGCATGGAGAAGATCGGCACCTCGATGCTGGCCTCCGCGGGCATCATCGGCATCGTCGCCGGTGTCGCCGCCCAGTCCACGCTGGGCAACCTCTTCGCCGGCTTCCAGATCGCCTTCGGCGACATGGTGCGCATCGGGGACACGGTCGTCGTCGACGGCGAGTGGGGTGTGGTCGAGGAGGTCACCCTCACCTTCCTGGCCGTCCGCACCTGGGACGAGCGCCGGATCACGATGCCGGTGTCGTACTTCACCAGCAAGCCGTTCGAGAACTGGTCGCGCGGCGGCGCCCAGATGACCGGCACCGTCTACTTCCACCTGGACCACTCCGCCCCGCTGCCGCTGATGCGGGAGAAGCTGCGCGAGATCCTGGACGGCTGCGCCGCGTGGGACCGCCGCGACTGGAGCCTCGCGGTCACAGACACCACCCCGAGCACCATCCAGGTGCGGGCGGTCGTCACCGCGAAGGACGCCGACGACATCTGGACGGCCCGCTGCACCGTGCGCGAGCAGATGCTCGCCTGGCTGACCGAGAAGCACCCCTACGCGCTGCCGCGGGTGGTCACCTCCCGCGCGGCCGAACGCCCGGCCGCGCCCGCGGCGGGCCGTGTCGGCACGCCCCGCGCGTCCGAGGTGCACAGCAACAACTCGGAGGAGTACCTGCCCGCCGACGCCTCCGCGCCGAACGGCGACGCTCCCCGCACCGGACGCGGCTGA
- a CDS encoding Na+/H+ antiporter, with amino-acid sequence MDQLALLFALLFGAVVSVPLGRRLGLPPPVLMTLAGIVLAFLPFVPNIEVPPDLILPLLLPPLLYAAVQRTSWRQFAANARPILLLAVALVFVTTAAVAAAAHAVVPGLPVAAAVALGALVAPPDPVAATAVAGSLGLPRRLVSIMEGEGLFNDVTAIVLYHVAIAAAVSGEFSVGRAAGELVLSAVVAVAVGLALGWVSNKVMGLLGDPTLQTGLTVMVPFAAYVLAEELLGSGVLAVLTCALYLAEHTADADDVMGRLAGNTFWEILDTLITGIAFGLIGLELHNVFGTAEGRLGELIGWSAVVVAVVVGVRLLWLLPAAWLAKRLHRKRDYDEDVPTSWRETVVLWWAGMRGVASVALALAIPLTTDAGDDFPKRGEIVFIAFAVIMVTLVCQGISLPWLVKRLGVRADTGAERELERSLALRAAKAAKRRLKEIEETEELPEEAGERLLRGAFDIGARISPDIVDDERREWFAKRVERYATVRRIQREMLSAARHEVLSARSEPGVDPEVVDRVLHHLDVRSLR; translated from the coding sequence GTGGACCAACTGGCGCTGCTGTTCGCGCTGTTGTTCGGAGCGGTCGTGAGCGTGCCGCTGGGGCGCCGGCTGGGGCTGCCCCCGCCGGTCCTGATGACGCTCGCCGGCATCGTGCTGGCCTTCCTCCCGTTCGTGCCGAACATCGAGGTGCCGCCCGACCTGATCCTCCCGCTGCTGCTGCCCCCGTTGCTCTACGCGGCCGTCCAGCGGACCTCCTGGCGGCAGTTCGCCGCCAACGCCCGGCCGATCCTGCTGCTCGCGGTCGCCCTCGTCTTCGTGACCACCGCGGCGGTCGCCGCGGCCGCCCACGCGGTGGTGCCCGGACTTCCGGTGGCCGCCGCCGTCGCGCTCGGCGCACTCGTGGCGCCGCCCGACCCGGTCGCGGCCACCGCCGTCGCCGGGTCGCTCGGGCTGCCCCGCCGGCTGGTGTCGATCATGGAGGGCGAGGGGCTGTTCAACGACGTCACCGCCATCGTGCTCTACCACGTGGCGATCGCCGCGGCCGTGAGCGGCGAGTTCTCCGTCGGGCGGGCCGCGGGGGAGCTGGTGCTGTCGGCCGTCGTCGCCGTCGCCGTCGGCCTCGCGCTGGGCTGGGTCTCCAACAAGGTCATGGGCCTGCTCGGCGACCCGACCCTGCAGACCGGCCTCACCGTGATGGTGCCCTTCGCCGCCTACGTGCTCGCGGAGGAACTCCTGGGCTCGGGCGTGCTGGCGGTCCTGACCTGCGCCCTGTACCTCGCCGAGCACACCGCCGACGCCGACGACGTGATGGGCCGGCTGGCCGGGAACACCTTCTGGGAGATCCTGGACACGCTGATCACCGGGATCGCCTTCGGCCTCATCGGCCTCGAACTGCACAACGTGTTCGGCACCGCGGAGGGCCGCCTCGGTGAACTGATCGGCTGGAGCGCCGTGGTGGTCGCCGTGGTCGTCGGCGTACGGCTGCTGTGGCTGCTGCCCGCGGCCTGGCTCGCCAAGCGCCTCCACCGCAAGCGGGACTACGACGAGGACGTGCCGACCAGCTGGCGGGAGACGGTCGTGCTGTGGTGGGCGGGGATGCGGGGCGTGGCCTCCGTGGCCCTGGCCCTCGCGATCCCGCTCACGACGGACGCGGGCGACGACTTCCCCAAGCGCGGGGAGATCGTCTTCATCGCCTTCGCCGTGATCATGGTCACGCTGGTGTGCCAGGGCATCAGCCTGCCCTGGCTGGTGAAGCGGCTGGGCGTGCGCGCCGACACGGGAGCCGAGCGGGAGCTGGAGCGGAGTCTCGCGCTGCGCGCCGCCAAGGCGGCGAAGCGCCGGCTCAAGGAGATCGAGGAGACGGAGGAGCTGCCCGAGGAGGCCGGCGAGCGGCTGCTGCGCGGCGCCTTCGACATCGGGGCGAGGATCAGCCCGGACATCGTCGACGACGAGCGCAGGGAGTGGTTCGCCAAGCGCGTCGAGCGGTACGCGACCGTGCGGCGCATCCAGCGGGAGATGCTGTCGGCCGCCCGTCACGAGGTGCTCTCGGCGCGCAGCGAGCCCGGCGTCGATCCGGAGGTCGTCGACCGGGTGCTGCACCACCTCGACGTCCGCAGCCTGCGCTGA
- a CDS encoding GNAT family N-acetyltransferase, with protein MSGGWRVRVAGGPADREACFAVRKDVFVAEQQVPEDIEYDVFDAEDAVTVHVLAVRDDGVALGTGRLLHGPHAADRTGGDPSVGSLGRLAVTGAARGLGVGVALVRAIEDEARGLGLTAVDLHAQSHALGFYERLGYVAYGAEYQDAGIPHRSMRRPLDT; from the coding sequence GTGAGCGGCGGCTGGCGGGTACGGGTCGCCGGCGGCCCTGCCGACCGCGAGGCGTGCTTCGCGGTCCGCAAGGACGTCTTCGTCGCCGAGCAGCAGGTGCCCGAGGACATCGAGTACGACGTCTTCGACGCCGAGGACGCCGTCACCGTGCACGTCCTCGCCGTGCGCGACGACGGGGTGGCGCTGGGCACCGGCCGGCTGCTGCACGGTCCGCACGCCGCGGACCGCACCGGCGGCGACCCCTCCGTCGGTTCGCTCGGCCGGCTCGCGGTGACCGGTGCCGCCCGTGGTCTGGGCGTCGGCGTGGCGCTGGTGCGCGCGATCGAGGACGAGGCCCGCGGGCTCGGGCTCACCGCCGTGGACCTGCACGCGCAGTCGCACGCGCTGGGCTTCTACGAGCGCCTCGGGTACGTGGCGTACGGCGCGGAGTACCAGGACGCCGGCATCCCGCACCGGTCGATGCGGCGCCCGCTCGACACCTGA
- a CDS encoding RluA family pseudouridine synthase, protein MSTLPEIRTLPVPDGLEGERVDAAISRMFGFSRTKAAELAAAGKVQVDGSVVGKSERVHGGAWLEVEMPQAPAPVQIVAEPVEGMEIVHDDDDIVVIVKPVGVAAHPSPGWTGTTVIGGLAAAGYRISTSGAAERQGIVHRLDVGTSGLMVVAKSERAYTLLKQQFRERTVDKRYHALVQGHPDPLSGTIDAPIGRHPNLDYKWAVTAEGKPSVTHYDLIEAFRAASLLDIKLETGRTHQIRVHMAAHRHPCVGDLTYGADPTMAKRLGLTRQWLHAVRLGFEHPADGQWVEFASDYPDDLQQALEKIAAESA, encoded by the coding sequence GTGAGTACCCTTCCCGAGATCCGCACCCTGCCCGTACCCGACGGCCTGGAGGGCGAGCGCGTCGACGCCGCCATCTCCCGGATGTTCGGTTTCTCCCGCACCAAGGCGGCCGAGCTGGCCGCCGCCGGGAAGGTGCAGGTCGACGGGTCGGTCGTCGGGAAGTCCGAGCGGGTGCACGGCGGCGCGTGGCTCGAGGTCGAGATGCCGCAGGCGCCCGCGCCCGTGCAGATCGTGGCGGAGCCCGTCGAGGGCATGGAGATCGTCCACGACGACGACGACATCGTGGTGATCGTCAAGCCGGTCGGCGTGGCCGCGCACCCGAGCCCCGGCTGGACCGGGACGACCGTGATCGGCGGTCTGGCCGCCGCGGGATACCGGATCTCCACGTCGGGTGCCGCCGAGCGCCAGGGCATCGTCCACCGGCTCGACGTCGGCACCTCCGGACTGATGGTGGTCGCCAAGTCGGAGCGCGCGTACACCCTGCTCAAGCAGCAGTTCCGGGAGCGGACGGTCGACAAGCGCTACCACGCGCTGGTGCAGGGCCACCCCGACCCGCTGAGCGGCACCATCGACGCGCCCATCGGCCGCCACCCGAACCTCGACTACAAGTGGGCGGTCACGGCCGAGGGCAAGCCCTCGGTCACCCACTACGACCTCATCGAGGCGTTCCGGGCGGCCTCGCTGCTCGACATCAAGCTGGAGACCGGCCGCACCCACCAGATCCGGGTGCACATGGCCGCCCACCGGCACCCGTGCGTGGGCGATCTCACCTACGGCGCCGACCCGACGATGGCCAAGCGTCTCGGGCTGACGAGGCAGTGGCTGCACGCGGTGCGCCTCGGCTTCGAGCACCCGGCCGACGGACAGTGGGTCGAGTTCGCCAGCGACTACCCGGACGACCTCCAGCAGGCGCTGGAGAAGATCGCGGCGGAGAGCGCGTGA
- the lspA gene encoding signal peptidase II, whose translation MTEAERIIGTPDGDDETAEPAEQPKGRRRILALFTVAVAAYLLDLISKIIVVEKLEHHEPIEIIGDLLRFEAVRNPGAAFGMGEAFTIIFTFIAAAVIVVIIRLARKLYSLPWAIALGLLLGGALGNLTDRIFRSPGVFEGAVVDFIAPAHFAVFNLADSAIVCGGILIVLLSFKGLDPDGTVHKD comes from the coding sequence GTGACAGAGGCGGAGCGCATCATCGGTACGCCGGATGGTGACGACGAGACGGCGGAGCCGGCCGAGCAGCCCAAGGGCAGGCGCCGGATCCTCGCGCTGTTCACGGTCGCGGTGGCGGCCTATCTGCTCGACCTGATCAGCAAGATCATCGTGGTCGAGAAGCTGGAGCACCACGAGCCGATCGAGATCATCGGCGACCTGCTCCGGTTCGAGGCGGTGCGCAACCCGGGCGCCGCGTTCGGCATGGGCGAGGCCTTCACGATCATCTTCACCTTCATCGCGGCCGCCGTGATCGTGGTGATCATCCGGCTCGCCCGCAAGCTGTACAGCCTGCCGTGGGCCATCGCGCTGGGTCTGCTGCTGGGCGGGGCGCTCGGCAACCTCACCGACCGCATCTTCCGGTCGCCCGGCGTCTTCGAGGGCGCCGTGGTCGACTTCATCGCGCCGGCGCACTTCGCGGTCTTCAACCTCGCCGACTCGGCGATCGTCTGCGGCGGCATCCTCATCGTGCTGCTGTCGTTCAAGGGGCTGGACCCCGACGGGACGGTCCACAAGGACTGA
- a CDS encoding TraR/DksA family transcriptional regulator, producing the protein MVAKKTADTSAHSRSAAAPAPADDPPGEAAGTTAAQGTPAKKTAAKTAKKTAKKTAGKTAKKAAAKTTAAAKAPAKAAAKKAAKKTAKKTAKRAAPGKAPAGTAAGSAPAATEQAADAASTQTGARTVATKKTAARSAAGGPTAPAVAATPPGELAVRPGEDPWTPAEVDEARTGLEGEAVRLTAEITASESALAGLMRDSGDGAGDDEADTGTKNITREHEMALAANAREMLEQTERALERLDAGTYGLCESCGNPIGKARMQAFPRATLCVECKQKQERRG; encoded by the coding sequence ATGGTGGCGAAGAAGACCGCCGACACATCGGCGCACTCCCGTTCCGCCGCCGCGCCCGCGCCGGCGGACGACCCCCCGGGCGAGGCCGCCGGGACGACGGCCGCGCAGGGGACGCCGGCGAAGAAGACGGCTGCGAAGACCGCGAAGAAGACGGCGAAGAAGACCGCGGGCAAGACCGCGAAGAAGGCCGCCGCGAAGACGACGGCGGCCGCGAAGGCGCCGGCGAAGGCCGCGGCGAAGAAGGCCGCGAAGAAGACGGCGAAGAAGACCGCGAAGAGGGCGGCGCCGGGGAAGGCCCCGGCGGGCACCGCAGCCGGGTCCGCTCCGGCGGCCACGGAGCAGGCCGCGGACGCGGCCTCGACGCAGACAGGAGCCAGGACGGTGGCAACCAAGAAGACCGCGGCCCGAAGCGCCGCAGGTGGGCCCACGGCCCCTGCGGTGGCGGCGACGCCACCCGGTGAGCTGGCGGTGCGGCCGGGGGAGGACCCCTGGACCCCCGCCGAGGTGGACGAGGCCCGCACCGGCCTGGAGGGCGAGGCGGTCCGGCTGACCGCCGAGATCACCGCGTCGGAGAGCGCGCTCGCCGGACTCATGCGGGACTCCGGAGACGGCGCGGGCGACGACGAGGCGGACACCGGCACCAAGAACATCACCCGCGAGCACGAGATGGCCCTCGCCGCCAACGCCCGCGAGATGCTGGAGCAGACCGAGCGGGCCCTGGAACGGCTGGACGCCGGGACCTACGGACTCTGCGAGAGCTGCGGAAACCCGATCGGCAAGGCCCGGATGCAGGCGTTCCCCCGCGCCACGCTCTGCGTCGAGTGCAAGCAGAAGCAGGAACGCCGGGGCTGA